In a genomic window of Terriglobia bacterium:
- a CDS encoding TROVE domain-containing protein: ALWKRLVDGDLVTPDTWEVALSGGGDKRETWERLLAERKLGALALLRNLRNMHAAGVNEELVLDAIRTMKTDRVLPFRFIAAARYAPQWEDTLEKKMFSSVENVGKLAGKTVLLVDVSGSMDASLSARSEMQRTDAAFGLAILLREICEDVAVYSFSNVTKRVPSRRGFALRDAINTSQAHQGTYLGQAVRDVDDKYDRLIVITDEQTHDSVPVPNGRGYVINVASYKNGVGYGKWTHIDGWSESVVEYIRALETIN, translated from the coding sequence TTGCACTCTGGAAGCGTCTCGTCGATGGCGATCTGGTCACGCCGGACACATGGGAGGTCGCACTCTCGGGCGGCGGCGACAAGCGCGAGACGTGGGAGCGCCTGCTTGCCGAGCGCAAGCTCGGCGCGCTCGCACTGCTCCGCAACCTGCGCAACATGCACGCTGCGGGCGTGAACGAGGAGCTCGTGCTCGACGCGATCCGCACGATGAAGACCGACCGCGTGCTGCCGTTCCGCTTCATCGCCGCTGCGCGTTATGCGCCGCAGTGGGAGGACACGCTCGAGAAGAAGATGTTCTCCTCGGTTGAGAACGTCGGAAAGCTGGCGGGCAAGACCGTGCTGCTCGTAGACGTATCCGGCAGCATGGACGCTTCGCTCTCGGCTCGTTCGGAGATGCAGCGCACGGACGCCGCCTTCGGGCTGGCGATCCTGCTGCGCGAAATCTGCGAGGACGTAGCGGTCTACAGCTTCTCGAACGTGACGAAGCGGGTGCCGTCGCGTCGTGGCTTCGCACTGCGCGACGCCATCAACACGAGCCAGGCGCACCAGGGCACGTACCTGGGGCAGGCCGTTCGCGATGTCGATGACAAATACGATCGTCTCATCGTCATCACCGACGAGCAGACTCACGATTCTGTGCCCGTACCGAATGGTCGCGGGTACGTGATCAACGTGGCCAGCTACAAGAACGGTGTCGGCTACGGCAAGTGGACGCACATCGACGGCTGGAGCGAGTCGGTCGTTGAGTACATCCGCGCACTCGAAACAATTAACTGA